AGGAGTTGGACGTGAATACAAATTCGGCAATTTGTTTAAGGTGAGAATGATATCGAACAATTGTCTTCACCTAAAACGATGACATATATAGGTACTTTAAGTCTTGTCTTTATGGTTCTTCAAGTCTACAACTCGACAAATCTTGAAGTAGGAATATCTGTAGACATATAAAAATTATTCGGTCTAATCCATACAAAATTTGGATTAAATTCAATTGGGTTAAAAAATTAATTTGAACTTTACAAATTAAATTAgtccattttattattttcaagtCCAAGGTTCATTTCATCTCAAGGCCCAGACTCATGCCATGCGTCAAGTGACATGACATATCTAGTGAAACTGCAAGCCAACAAAATGACGCCACGTGTTAAATGATGTGGTAATCCATGTCAATAAAGCAAGAACCAAAAATAGGTCTCCAAGTGGCTAAAATGATATGTCTTAGCCAATCACAAGCAAGCTTATCACATAGCTTATGAGTCTAGTTTGATGACTCACATGAGCCAATCAGAATCGAGCAAGACAGTTCCTATGTAAGTGGACCGTCCATCctctacaactataaatagaggggtcacATAACTCTGGGGAGATTCAGAGTTGGAGCAGAGCATTCAACAATTGGTGAAggcatccaaaaaaaaaaaatcaatcatcAAGTGCATAGTTCTTCAACAAAGGAGTGATCAATAGAGTTCTTCCCGAAGATCAACCCGTAACAACAAAGTGTCGCTCGACGTTCTTGGCGATTAAATACATCACAAGAATGTCTGCAtcatcctacattcgagaaaGACGCTTTTCAAGCCCTCGAATCACCAAAATTTTTAGAGAGGAGAATCAAGGAATACATAGAATTGTACTCACAaatattttatcaataaaatctcttttcttcatataattttatttcagtttatttttcGCACTAAAAAAATTTGTTGTGAACAAAAAGTAATAGTTATATGATCATTAGTGAATTTTACCCGTGGACATGAATCCTAAATTTGGATTCTTTTTAATgtttataataaaaaaacaatAGTAGTACATTTCAAGTCTGTCGAACACAAGAAGTCATACTACAATATATTATACAGCCAGCATAACTTAGTCATTAAACTAGTCAAGATTTACATAGAAGAAAAGAACAAGTCATAGAGTAACAACAACATGTACATATTAATAAAAGAATTTACAATCTTtagtttagaaaaaaaaaagtcaaaattcagAAGAGGAACAAAAGAATGTACAAGAAAGATAACTTACAATGATCTTAACTTATCCACTGGTAATTAAAACTGATCCTTCACTTGTAAAAGTTTTCGCGTTCATATTCCTCCTTCCTTTTTGGTCTTAAAGTTGTGGTTTGACCTTGAGATCCCTCTAAAGGAGGGAACTAAGTACCACCCAATTGAAGTACAAAATATTGCAAAAGACCTTCCATAAATAGCTAACAAAATCAATATCAATATCGTTGTCATTAGCAAGTAATTATATTGAGGCAACGTTCTCTTGGATTCTGCTTTAGGTTCTTGATCTTCATTTGCTGAGATGGAGGCGTCACGAGTGATAATTTCCTTTGAATTGTTGTGTGTCTTTTGAGTATCATTTGGGGTTTGTTTTTGCTTGACAATGACAATGGTCTTGCATTCATTCGAATTAGAAAAAACAAAACGAACCAAAGAGATATCATCGTCCAAGCCCATTTGGGTGtaaatcttttgtttcttttcctcCAGATCAGCCAAAAGTGCAGAAAACTTATCAAGGCCCCTGTTTGCATATGGGTTTATCTTTTTTTTGGTTCTTGAAAAGAACTTCCTCTTGGTTTTTTTGGTAGTTGAGCAAGGACTCAACAAATTAGTTTCATCAATATCATTGTCTTTGAGATGATGATGGAAATTTCCACAGATTAACCGTTTGAACATGTTGAAAGAAAATTGGGATATACGAATTCAGGATTGTTTGGAAAAGGGATGAATGTTGTCTTGGTCGACTTTTAGTTCAAAGTAAAAAAAGGAAGAATTATAGCTTATTTAAGTACATAGTCAATTTTGAATATTTGATCCAAACGAGAATAGGCAATTCATAAACAATTCCTCAGAAGCTTCTTTGAGGATTTTATTTGACTTCCAAATTCTTGCAAAGGAAGTAATGTCGTACTTATGAAATAAAACATAGGAGTACCTAAATATGTAGAGGCTAGAGCACATGAGTTGGCTCTGGGCGTTTGATGTAAAAAACGTATGGTCAAATAGCATAACCACAGTTAGTTTTACATATTCAGTTTTTGCAATTTACCACTTCAAAACACATTTGGTATTATCTTAAAAAGGTTAAGCTACTCAAACCTATAACGCCACAACGGAGGGATTTGTTGAGGCTGGTCCACAATTGACATGCTTCCTAGGAAGTGCTGTAACGACCTGACTAGCCCATCCCGCCCAACTTTTACCGAACTTTAAtaatatgtatttttttttataaattggttaattatcaaaagattttttatcttttgttatggtcatataaaacatataaaaaaagAAGTTATTTTAAAGATATATTAGCAAAGTTACTCATTATTCAATGGGATTTTTATACAAATAGCCAATcatattcattgtttacttttGCTAGCCGTATATATAGTTTATAGattgattatacataattatgcacatataatacataaattatgcatatgTTATACTTCcaccggctatttttagtttaatcgGTTGGGTGAGTGGCTATTTGGATTAATTCTTCTTATTCAATTTGGACTAAAAACCAGCAGAACTTTAGATGGGGTTAAATTGGTTGGGTTGTGATGACCCTagaggtcatctcttgttttagaagtcaaaactcctttccgaggccttgaaaacctctttttgtctcacctcgtaTTGCGTGTACAGTCTGggcgcgtttccggaaagctttaatgtgaaatttaagaaaaataatgaaattggACTTTAAAAtgggttaaagttgactttggtcaacatttttggaaaacggacccggacccgtaatttgatggtcccgtagggtccgtagtaaaatatgagacttggcgGTATGTTTGggatcgaatttcgaggtcccaagcccgagaaaagaatttttttaaagaaaattatttgctggaaaatataaaggtttttagaagtgaattgatgtattttcttgatggtatcgggcccgtatcttggtctcagagcccggtacaagtttaaaataatgaTTAAATTGagtatgtgaaatttggtaagaattgaaagtggtttggtataaaacggacctattgttgagaaaatggaaatttcaatgttcctggataatttcatgaatttgaggtttaattcatagttgttgatgttattttaatgattttatcgcacgagcaagtccatatgatgtttttagacttgcgtgcatgattagtttggagccctgagagctctggtgagttttggataggccacagagtgaatttagacttagacaaatagttgttgcaggttcagtaaaattgcaggtctctgaactgGGGTTCACGGTCTGCGGTGACTTTTCGCGACCGCGCTGAGGTCTTCACTGCCGCAGTGGAATTTTCGCGGTCAGAGGTGGGCATGGCCAAACTTCCGCAGCCGCGCTCGATATTTcacggtccgcggtcctttttctGCGGTCAACGGGGAggatctgagaggggtatatataAACGAGACTTTTcagccattttttatttttttaaaaccctaaaacataagaggtgatttttcaaacactctttcttccccaaaacacaagtaagtgattttaaactcatttctttcactctttaacttctttttacaagatttcatcctagaatctagggttttcatggtggaattggaaattttggtagaacttaggaatatcgaaatttggggatttagacctaaAATTGAGGCCGGATtacaaaaccaattatatatccgggctcggggggtgtatgggtaattggattttggtccgaattttgggtttggaccaagcgagctCGGGGTCgacttttgactttttgggggaaaacaatgggaaatctattttcatgcattgaaattgatttatttagtaattattaacgttattaagtaaattgtgactagacacaaacgaattggaagtggaaccgagaggtaaagcagtAGTTGAAGCTTAATCTTATCCGtggattcgaggtaagtgtttggcctaaccttagcttgagggaatatgagttGTGGTCTATTTGCTATGTTTGGGTATCGAGTACGACATATATGTGTGGTGATGAGAACGCatacgttagtgtcaagcatgcccgtgagtatTATATCATGATTTTGTGAATCTATTATGTACCAATCATGATCAATTGATGATTAGTAACATTGAACGAAGTTGAACGAAGCTTATGAAAGTTTCTTGGTAATTTGATTAttattgagtattgactcaaattGAAGCTTCATTTTGTACAGAAATTGttgaacgagattggttatagctgaatcacTTGCCAAGatgtttgttgatattgttgtttcccttgccgggacaaatcatttctattatttgggtgaggaagagcgtaaagcacaaagggtgatgccttTCACGATATTATGAGTGAtaacgcacgaagggtgatgccgtgccatgattcgtgagttaatgcacgaaggttgatgccgtgccaatatgtgaaaaataatgcacgaagggtgatgtcgtgccatgattatgtgaggtaatgcatgaagggtgatgccgtgccatttatattatttcatatggtgaggacgagagtaaaagtacgaagggtgatgccgtgcacgtgtTATCGTTTCATTACTTTTGATGGTTTagatatgatgttcattatgctCCTTATTAATGCTTCTTTACTGGCTTATGGTTAGAATCTTTTGTTCCTCCGCGGCATGTCCCCTTCCCACTTTATTCTGTTGAATTCTGTTACTATGTTTCTGTTTGtacatgatttaactgcacaagtatATATGATTGTcgtatcctagcctcgtcactatt
The Nicotiana sylvestris chromosome 11, ASM39365v2, whole genome shotgun sequence DNA segment above includes these coding regions:
- the LOC138882348 gene encoding uncharacterized protein, which produces MFKRLICGNFHHHLKDNDIDETNLLSPCSTTKKTKRKFFSRTKKKINPYANRGLDKFSALLADLEEKKQKIYTQMGLDDDISLVRFVFSNSNECKTIVIVKQKQTPNDTQKTHNNSKEIITRDASISANEDQEPKAESKRTLPQYNYLLMTTILILILLAIYGRSFAIFCTSIGWYLVPSFRGISRSNHNFKTKKEGGI